The window AGCCTTCAAAATCTTCAGCGGGCCACCCTTGGGGTCCAGCTTGAACGCCAGGACATCTTCGCCGCGCATCGACATGTTGCGATGGTCCTTCCAGCGCAAACGTTTGATGCCAAGGCTGAATGGCGTGGCTGCGTGCACATAGGCGTTGCAAAGAATCTCGCCGAGGTCACCGGAGCGAATGGACGCCTGAGTTGGAAGCTTCTGCTCGACGTGCGCCGCGGCTGCCGGCTTCCCCAACTTCCTCAGCAGACCCGCGATTCGCTTCGGGTCTACGTAGTAGCTCGGTACGGCCTTGGCAACCGCTTCAACTGCCTGCGCCTGCTTGGTGGCGTCAACGGCCAGGCGGAGCAGCTTGTGCTTCGGTACGGATTCCTCGTTCTCTATACACCACTTCGATAGGTCCAACATGCTCCCTCTGCCGTCGTTCCACCCTTCTTTGAGGGTGCGAAATCAACTTCACCAGTCGTGGGACTTCTGGCCCAATTGTCCGATACCCAGGACGTCGAGAGTCGCCGAACTCCGAGCGCCGGGTTGGTTTGAGGGCGCGGCAGCGGTAGATGTGCCTCTCTTGCGGGGTCGCACCGGGGCGAATCCCGGCCTCATCGAGATGAAGCTCGCTCATGTGACACGCACTCGATGGACTGCAGGTCGAAAGTCCTTTCTGTTCGGGTTGCTTCGCGGCAAGGTGCAGCAGCTCCGGCGGCACCGACGGCATCCAGGCGGGCTAGCAAGTCGCACTACTTCTGTACAAGTAGCGCGTCTGCGGTCATCCTGCGTGAGCTGGCCAGGTTGCTCGTTCTGCGTGCGTGGGCGCCGCCCTGTGCGAATTGGTGCGAGGTGGCGGGAAAGAAGGCATCGACTCGCTGGACCGACACCATATCCAGCTCGGTTGGCCAGTCTCGTAGACAGGCACAGCTTCGTCGAAGCCGGCGGGAACGATGAACAGCATCGGCGCCGACCCTTCGCAGTCGGTGAGCGCGGCGCTCGCGATCCTGTCCTTCTTTCCGAGGTTGTAGTGCAGGCCCTTCACGAAGGCGCGGCTCTCACCGACGAGCTTGTCCAGGAGCTGCTTCTCGAACCCATCTTCGACCGGCAGCCATTGCCGCGTCACTGGCATCAGGGACAGCTCGTGGATCGCCGGAACGCCGGCGCTGCTCACGCCAAAGGTGGCGATCATCACCATGCGGATGTCGTCGCTGGCACCCCACAGCGCCAGTTCGGACTCGAAGCGCCGGCCGAGCCGCCTGTACAGCTGCTCGTCGATTGCGAAGGCCTGGTCGGGCAGGTGCTTCACGATCGCCTTGAAGCCGTAGCGTGCTGGCACGATCTCCTTGACCTCGCAGATCAGCAGCATCAGCTGCTGTTCCTTTCCGGGCGCAGGCACGGCGCTTTGCCACTGCGCCAGGCGGCGGGCATTGTTCGCGTCGCGCTCTTCAATAAAGAACGGTTCCGGCACGTAGAGCCGGGCGCGCAGGGCGTCGCCGCGGGCGAGCTTGTGCTCGGCTGCGTGGAGCAGGTGCCTTCGCACTGTCGCCCAGGTTCGCTTGCCAACGAAGCCGGGATGCCAGCGCGTCAGCTCGGCCTGGTCCCACAGGTAGTGCAGCAGGCCGCGCAGTGAGAGCTTGGTCCCGGTGGAGGAAACGCTATCGCCCTCTCCGCCAGTGGGAGGGATCGTCGACCGGCCGGGCATCTTGGTCAGCGGGAAGTCCAGGTTGAGCGTCGTCTCGCCGGTGGCCGGGTCCTCGGTGATCGCGCTGCCCAGTACCTGCCCCAGGCCGGAGAACTCGGCCGGCGGTTCGTAGGACGGGCAGTCGGGCGCGTGGTGGCTTCCCGTGTCCGGCATGCGCTTGACGATATAGCCATCGCCCAGGCGCGCCACATACATCTCGATGCCTTCGACCATGCACATGCAGCGGGGGCGCTGGTGGGCCGTATGCGCTTCCGCGACGGCATCTGCGAACCTTCGCGCCGCGACCTCGAAGCGACGGCCGGCGATCTCATAGACTGCAGCGGCTGCCGTGATGCCCTGGGCCGAAGTCTCCACGGGCCTGGCCTCACCGCACGGGTGCTGGCGCGGCGCGGTCGCGCGAGCGCTGCATCTCGGGCGTGGGGACGACTACCGGGCGGTGCGACGGTGCCGCCTTGTCGTAGACCTTCACCTTGGGCACTTGGCCGTCGCGGATGCGCTGGGCTAGCTTCTCGGTGGCGGCGGCCATCACGGCTGCACGCTGCTTCTCGGGCACCTTCTTGGCGACAAGCACCGCCTCGATGGCGGCGAGCACGGCTTTGCGGCCGCCGCCGCCGCGGGCGGATGCCTTCTCGGCTGGCGCCGCCGCCGCACCGCTGCTCGCATCCCGGGCCGGCTCGATGCGATTGACCTGGCGCGCCTCGCGCTCGCGCTTGAGCACTTCCAGGTCACCGGGGTTCGGCTCGTAGCCCAGGGTCTTTACGCCGCGCACGGAGGCCTCGAGCCAGACCATGCGCTTGAAGTCATCGTTGCCCGAGACGCGCAGCGCCTTCCAGTTGCGTGCCTCGGCCACGTCGACCATCGAGCGTGCAACCGAGGGGCTGTTGGTGTCGGTGGCCAGGCGGAAGGTCGACTCGGTGAAGGCGACGCGCGAGGTGTCGCCGCGGAAACGGTACTCGGTGCGGCCGATGGTCACGTCGCCCATCGTCACCGGTGCGCGCTTGATGATGTAGCGTTCCATCAGTGCTGATTCGAGGCGCGCGACGAGCGCAGCACGTTCGGCCTGGGCGTCGATCTTCGCGACGGCCTTGGCATCGACTTGCTCCGGCTGCGCCGTGGCCTTGCTGGCGCGGGAAGCCGGGGCGGCGCTCGCGGCCTCGGGCACGTCGTCTCGCACCGGACCCGGGTCCAGCGGTCGCTCGGGCGGCGCTGGACGCTGCTCACCGCGTTGCCACGCGCCGTCGACCTTCTGGATCGGGGTGCGCTTGCCGTCCTCGGCCACGGCGACGAAGCGCGTGCTGCCGAGCTGGTCCGCCTTGGCGACCATCTCCGGGAACGTATTCGCGCGGTAGGTCACCTCGGCGAACGGGTCTCGCAGCTCGAAGCGTTCGCCGGGCTCCGGCTCCGGCGTCTGGAACTTCGCTATGGCCACTGGCGCACGGTTGGCGGGCTCGACGGTGCCGCCCTGGACGGGCGCGGCCTGTCGGACGGGGGTGTTGTCTGCATCCATGGCGACCTCGCGATGTTGGGTTGGAGATGGCTCAGGGCTGGGCGACGGCTGTCGCGCTCAGCGCGACCGGCAGCGCGCGGTACAGCTCG is drawn from Methylibium petroleiphilum PM1 and contains these coding sequences:
- a CDS encoding Hachiman antiphage defense system protein HamA, whose translation is MLDLSKWCIENEESVPKHKLLRLAVDATKQAQAVEAVAKAVPSYYVDPKRIAGLLRKLGKPAAAAHVEQKLPTQASIRSGDLGEILCNAYVHAATPFSLGIKRLRWKDHRNMSMRGEDVLAFKLDPKGGPLKILKAEVKSRAGMRTEVIDEARTALSANNGLPSPHALAFVADRANEAGDTALGDALDKAQLKEGIRPSQISHMLFTFSGNDPLKFLKVNLQAYAGPVPQHYVGLRVEGHQEFIKAVFVAVGK
- a CDS encoding LPD7 domain-containing protein, translating into MDADNTPVRQAAPVQGGTVEPANRAPVAIAKFQTPEPEPGERFELRDPFAEVTYRANTFPEMVAKADQLGSTRFVAVAEDGKRTPIQKVDGAWQRGEQRPAPPERPLDPGPVRDDVPEAASAAPASRASKATAQPEQVDAKAVAKIDAQAERAALVARLESALMERYIIKRAPVTMGDVTIGRTEYRFRGDTSRVAFTESTFRLATDTNSPSVARSMVDVAEARNWKALRVSGNDDFKRMVWLEASVRGVKTLGYEPNPGDLEVLKREREARQVNRIEPARDASSGAAAAPAEKASARGGGGRKAVLAAIEAVLVAKKVPEKQRAAVMAAATEKLAQRIRDGQVPKVKVYDKAAPSHRPVVVPTPEMQRSRDRAAPAPVR
- a CDS encoding DUF1173 domain-containing protein, which translates into the protein METSAQGITAAAAVYEIAGRRFEVAARRFADAVAEAHTAHQRPRCMCMVEGIEMYVARLGDGYIVKRMPDTGSHHAPDCPSYEPPAEFSGLGQVLGSAITEDPATGETTLNLDFPLTKMPGRSTIPPTGGEGDSVSSTGTKLSLRGLLHYLWDQAELTRWHPGFVGKRTWATVRRHLLHAAEHKLARGDALRARLYVPEPFFIEERDANNARRLAQWQSAVPAPGKEQQLMLLICEVKEIVPARYGFKAIVKHLPDQAFAIDEQLYRRLGRRFESELALWGASDDIRMVMIATFGVSSAGVPAIHELSLMPVTRQWLPVEDGFEKQLLDKLVGESRAFVKGLHYNLGKKDRIASAALTDCEGSAPMLFIVPAGFDEAVPVYETGQPSWIWCRSSESMPSFPPPRTNSHRAAPTHAERATWPAHAG